In a single window of the Antedon mediterranea chromosome 1, ecAntMedi1.1, whole genome shotgun sequence genome:
- the LOC140059249 gene encoding transmembrane channel-like protein 7, translating to MSENESIDRGSSACLKDNEELPLHTRNTTPTESKIHASNSELLVRNSLASVSLKMDRSARPTSSSRNLYGNSLAGGHLDAAAELELQKLQADTSLEAHSQRAKIVKGLPTTLETKREIRRKYGATKLKADTGFKAWRFEMSRQWKRLKFKVSDGLLWFELWRSSIKEVEGKFGTAVVSYFVFLKWMMFLNIYIFLLMFLFVVIPQVALNSNSNVENDVCDVLYESSVSNDSGIQLLLDFFEGTGWMEQTALFYGFYIPSNLSISDNTDHTYNLPLAYLLVSISYFILSLLLMVRYTGQGFKENLANQEDRYYKYCNKVFGSWDCSLNDGNNAYLKHRSIHYDLTSALEEERLILKRESRTFSKKICLFLVRLLINFFVFVILGGAGYLIYFTSELAVLNENESAITSNGFASLIISYLPSISITILNAIIPMIFNVLVRFEEYSPQFEINLTLSRTVLLRLASLAVLIASYYPQIICEDNEKDESCRFCSSSGLRCWETYIGQQFYKLCITDFVAVVGVVVFWEFPRKLAAKYFHFGIAKALGQMEFEIPKNVLAIVYSQAICWVGSFYSPLLPSICLLKCIIFFYLKKWSLLYNMIPSNRPYRASRSGNFFMVILLITFMLCVIPVGYSMVKVLPSRGCGPFRDTEYMWQSLEDAVNRWPLVIREITQFIGSVAFIVPFTIVLCLILYYHHALASAHTEMIVLLKDQLIMEGRDKHFLLMRLNKLDPGIKGGHQKAHKEKQEMIADRHVNNTPPRTPSNAWERSGPSHPNIPDP from the exons ATGAGCGAAAATGAAAGTATTGATAGAGGAAGTTCTGCGTGCCTGAAAGACAACGAAGAAT tacCATTACATACCAGAAATACAACACCAACTGAAAGTAAAATACATGCTTCGAATAGTGAGCTACTTGTTAGAAATTCTCTAGCCTCTGTGTCATTGAAAATGGATCGTTCTGCTAGGCCCACTAGCAGTAGCAGAAATCTGTATGGGAATTCACTGGCAGGCGGGCATCTTGATGCCGCAGCCGAATTGGAACTTCAAAAGTTGCAAGCCGATACATCGCTAGAGGCACATTCGCAAAGGGCTAAAATAGTGAAGGGTTTACCAACTACGCTTGAAACAAAAAGAGAAATACG ACGTAAATATGGAGCAACAAAACTAAAAGCAGATACTGGATTTAAAGCATGGCGATTTGAAATGAGCCGG CAATGGAAACGTTTGAAGTTTAAAGTATCAGATGGGTTGCTTTGGTTTGAACTCTGGAGGTCATCTATCAAAGAGGTCGAAG gAAAGTTTGGTACAGCTGTTGTTTCCTATTTTGTATTTCTAAAATGGATGATGTTTCTTAACATCTACATTTTCCTTCTCATGTTCTTGTTTGTCGTCATCCCTCAAGTTGCTTTAAATAGTAATAGCAATGTTGAAAATGATG TTTGTGATGTACTTTATGAAAGTAGTGTATCTAATGATTCTGGAATTCAATTACTACTTGACTTCTTCGAAGGAACC GGTTGGATGGAACAGACAGCGTTATTCTATGGTTTTTATATACCATCTAATCTAAGTATCAGTGACAACACAGATCACACTTACAACCTTCCTTTGGCTTACCTCTTGGTCTCCATCAGCTATTTTATTCTCAGTCTTTTACTGATGGTTCGATA CACTGGCCAGGGGTTTAAAGAGAATCTAGCCAATCAGGAAGACCGTTACTATAAATATTGTAACAAAGTATTTGGAAGTTGGGACTGCTCGTTAAACGACGGCAACAATGCTTATCTTAAACATCGTAGTATTCATTATGATCTTACA AGTGCTTTGGAAGAAGAGCGTCTTATTCTTAAACGAGAGTCACGAACATTCAGTAAAAAAATCTGTTTGTTTCTTGTTCGTTTGCTCATCAATTTCTTCGTATTTGTGATCCTAGGAGGGGCTGGATATCTTATCTACTTCACTTCAGAGTTGGCAGTTTTG AATGAAAACGAGTCAGCCATTACAAGCAATGGCTTTGCATCACTGATCATCAGCTACCTTCCTTCCATCTCCATCACTATATTAAATGCCATCATTCCCATGATATTCAACGTACTCGTTCGCTTTGAGGAGTACAGTCCACAGTTTGAAATCAACCTCACTTTATCAAg aaCTGTATTATTGCGACTGGCTTCGTTGGCTGTGCTTATTGCTTCATACTATCCTCAAATTATCTGTGAAGACAACGAAAAAGATGAATCCTGCCGGTTCTGTTCAAGCAGTGGATTAAGG TGCTGGGAGACTTACATAGGCCAGCAGTTTTACAAACTTTGCATCACTGATTTTGTTGCTGTTGTTGGAGTTGTAGTCTTTTGGGAGTTTCCTAGAAA acTAGCagcaaaatattttcattttggcaTTGCTAAAGCCCTGGGTCAGATGGAGTTTGAGATTCCTAAAAATGTACTTGCTATTGTTTATTCACAAGCTATTTGTTG GGTTGGATCATTTTATTCTCCACTTCTTCCTTCCATCTGCCTGCTCAAGTGCATCATCTTTTTTTACCTTAAGAAGTGGAGTTTGTTATACAATATGATACCGTCAAATCGGCCTTATCGAGCTTCAAGATCTGGCAACTTCTTCATGGTCATTTTGCTTATAACATTTATGCTGTGTGTTATTCCTGTTGGCTACTCAATGGTCaa AGTGCTGCCGTCTCGAGGTTGTGGTCCATTCCGCGATACAGAATATATGTGGCAATCTCTAGAGGACGCTGTCAATCGTTGGCCGTTGGTTATCCGAGAAATAACACAATTTATAGGCTCTGTGGCATTTATTGTGCCATTCACTATCGTCTTATG CTTAATTTTGTACTACCACCATGCACTAGCATCTGCACACACGGAGATGATTGTTCTCTTGAAAGATCAGCTTATAATG gAAGGCCGTGACAAACACTTTTTGCTGATGAGACTCAACAAGCTTGATCCAGGAATCAAAGGTGGACATCAGAAAGCAcataaagaaaaacaagaaatgATTGCAGATCGACATGTTAACAACACACCTCCTAGAACACCATCAAATGCATGGGAGAGGAGTGGCCCATCACATCCAAACATACCAGATCCATAG